TGCACTTTCATCAGACTCATCTAACGACTTCACTTCTGCCTGCGAAGTAATAAAAACAAACCGCAGTTCGTCACCCAATGCAGCCAGCACCGGCTGCAATTTTTCTGAAGCATAAAGAGTTATCGCAGCTTCTAGTGAGCCACCGATTTCTCCTTCATTTCTAGCGGCTTCTAGTGCCTTGTTAACCGCTGTCTTCACTTGTAAGACTTGCTGCCAATAATTTCTATCCATCACCACTGACTCTGGTAATGGTTCCAACTGCTCATACCAGGTAGTCAACTGGACAGACTCACCTCTCTCACCGGGAATCGCCTGCCAGATTTCTTCAGCAGTAAAGCTCAAGATTGGTGCAACCCAACGACTAAACGCTTCAATGATATGATACAGAGCCGTTTGAGCACTGCGACGGGCTAAGCTATCTGTCTGGGTGGTATATTGACGATCTTTAATGATATCCAGATAAAAGCCACCCATATCTAACGAACAAAAATTATGCACTTTTTGATAAATCTGGATTAACTCGTAACGATTGTAAGCACCAATAATTTCTTGCTGAAGCTGATAAGCCCGATCAACTGCCCATTGATCTAATGCCAGCATTTCATTAAATGGCACTAAATGCTCTGCGGGTTCAAATCCATTCAAGTTAGACAACAAGAAGCGAGCTGTATTACGAATACGACGATAAGCGTCCGCTGTGCGTTTTAAAATCTCATCCGATACTGACATTTCAGAGCTGTAGTCAGTGGCTGCCACCCACAGTCGTAAAATATCAGCACCCAAACTATTAACCACTTGTTGTGGAGCTACTACATTGCCTACTGATTTAGACATCTTGCGGCCTTGGGCATCCACTGTAAAACCGTGGGTTAATACCGCTTTGTAAGGTGCCTCACCACGCGTTGCAATGGCTGTTTTTAGAGAAGACTGGAACCAACCACGGTGTTGATCTGAGCCTTCCAAATACAAATCAGCAGGGAATTGTAGCTCTTCGCGTTGCTCTAATACCGCAGCATGAGTGACACCAGAGTCAAACCAAACATCCAAGGTATCAGTCACTTTAGTGTATTGATCAGCTTCTTCACCAAGCAGTTCTTCTGCATCTAGCGCAAACCAGGCATCAATGCCTTTTTCCTCAACTCTCTTGGCAACGGCCTCAATTAACTCTGAAGTATTAGGGTGTAATTCCTGTGTTTCTTTATGGATAAATAAAGCAATTGGTACACCCCAAGTGCGCTGGCGTGAGATACACCAATCTGGGCTGCTTTCCAGCATCGCTTCGATACGGTTCTGCCCCCAGGCTGGTGTCCATTGCACACTTTTTACTGCAGTCTCTGCTTGCTCAAGTAAGCCCTGCTGTTCCATGCTAATAAACCACTGTGGCGTGGCACGGAAAATCAATGGTGTTTTAGTACGCCAGCAATGAGGATAACTGTGGGTAATTTTGGTTTGGCGAACCAGTTTTCCTTTTTCCTCTAAAACCGCAACAACCTTTTCATCTACTTTATAAACATGCTCACCAGCGAACAGCTCGGTATTTTCACGATAAACACCATTGTCATCGATTAAATTTAATGTTCCAAGGCTATACTGCTTGCCAACATTGAAGTCATCTACACCGTGATCTGGTGCCGTATGCACAGCCCCAGTACCTGCGTCAGTGGTAACATGCTCGCCTAAAATGACTGGCACTTGCTTGTTGTAAAACGGGTGTTGTAAGGCCAAATGATCTAAATCACTTCCTTTGCAAGTAGCCAACACTTGATAGGTATCAACTTCATAGCGCAGCATGATGCTTTCCACCATATCAGCAGCCAATACAACCCGTTCAGCACCTTGACCAAGATCCACTTGCACTAGTGCATAATTTAACTCTTTGTGTACAGCAACCGCCTGGTTGGCTGGCAGCGTCCAGGGAGTAGTAGTCCAGATAATCACACTAACAGGGCCAGTTCCCTTATCTGTAGCATCAAAGTGATTTAATACTGCTGCCTGGTCAACAACAGTAAAGCGAACATCGATAGAAAATGAGGTTTTATCCTGATATTCCACTTCAGCTTCTGCCAAAGCAGAACCACCTACTACACTCCAATAAACAGGTTTATAACCTTTATGCAGATGGCCATTTTTAGCAATACGGCCTAAGGCACGAATAATATCCGCCTCAAACTTGTAGTCCATTGTCAGGTAGGGGTTTTCCCAATCCCCCAACACACCGAGCCGAATAAAGTCTTTCTTTTGCCCAGAAACCTGCTTGGATGCGTATTTACGGCATTCTTTTCTAAAAGCAGGGTAGTCAACTTTAGTGCCGGCCTTGCCAATTTTTTTCTCAACATTATGCTCAATTGGCAGGCCATGACAGTCCCAACCAGGCACATAAGGTGAGTCATAACCACTTA
This genomic interval from Spartinivicinus ruber contains the following:
- the ileS gene encoding isoleucine--tRNA ligase, with protein sequence MTDYKSTLNLPKTSFPMKANLAQREPQMLARWEKIGLYQQIRNISKGREKFILHDGPPYANGDIHIGHAVNKILKDIIIKSKTLSGYDSPYVPGWDCHGLPIEHNVEKKIGKAGTKVDYPAFRKECRKYASKQVSGQKKDFIRLGVLGDWENPYLTMDYKFEADIIRALGRIAKNGHLHKGYKPVYWSVVGGSALAEAEVEYQDKTSFSIDVRFTVVDQAAVLNHFDATDKGTGPVSVIIWTTTPWTLPANQAVAVHKELNYALVQVDLGQGAERVVLAADMVESIMLRYEVDTYQVLATCKGSDLDHLALQHPFYNKQVPVILGEHVTTDAGTGAVHTAPDHGVDDFNVGKQYSLGTLNLIDDNGVYRENTELFAGEHVYKVDEKVVAVLEEKGKLVRQTKITHSYPHCWRTKTPLIFRATPQWFISMEQQGLLEQAETAVKSVQWTPAWGQNRIEAMLESSPDWCISRQRTWGVPIALFIHKETQELHPNTSELIEAVAKRVEEKGIDAWFALDAEELLGEEADQYTKVTDTLDVWFDSGVTHAAVLEQREELQFPADLYLEGSDQHRGWFQSSLKTAIATRGEAPYKAVLTHGFTVDAQGRKMSKSVGNVVAPQQVVNSLGADILRLWVAATDYSSEMSVSDEILKRTADAYRRIRNTARFLLSNLNGFEPAEHLVPFNEMLALDQWAVDRAYQLQQEIIGAYNRYELIQIYQKVHNFCSLDMGGFYLDIIKDRQYTTQTDSLARRSAQTALYHIIEAFSRWVAPILSFTAEEIWQAIPGERGESVQLTTWYEQLEPLPESVVMDRNYWQQVLQVKTAVNKALEAARNEGEIGGSLEAAITLYASEKLQPVLAALGDELRFVFITSQAEVKSLDESDESAVDTEVEGLKLAVHSLSHSKCVRCWHRREDVGQHNEHVELCGRCVENVAGAGEKRLYA